A genome region from Eurosta solidaginis isolate ZX-2024a chromosome 2, ASM4086904v1, whole genome shotgun sequence includes the following:
- the LOC137240303 gene encoding cell division cycle 5-like protein produces MPRIMIKGGVWRNTEDEILKAAVMKYGKNQWSRIASLLHRKSAKQCKARWYEWLDPSIKKTEWSREEDEKFLHFVGGECFNIFQGCIRTSTLILRGSAEQFLEETELRYMML; encoded by the exons atgccgcgtattatgataaaaggtggtgtgtggagaaacactgag gatgaaatcctcaaagcagctgtaatgaaatatggcaaaaaccagtggtcacgtattgcatcactgctgcaccgcaaatctgccaagcagtgtaaggcacgctggtacgaatggcttgatcctagcataaagaagacagaatggtcacgggaggaggatgaaaagtttttgcattttgttggtgGTGaatgtttcaacattttccaag gttgcattagaacaagtacattgattttacgtggcagtgctgaacaatttttggaagaaactgagcttcgttacatgatgctatag